The Devosia sp. A16 genome includes a window with the following:
- a CDS encoding outer membrane protein, with protein MWTKTKIAFASVLLLSAAGAANAADLIVDEPAVAVPVATGDWTGAYVGGHIGWVSGDVDWELVPQPGPTGTYSIDGWLLGAQAGYNWQMDTFVLGIEGDVSLGDVTSDLDETGFIERQVNWEASLRARAGVTFDAILLYATAGVAALNTTSELFGVLDDTQTHVGWTVGAGIEAMVADNVSAKLEYRYSDYGSQEYDFIPSPFVSDSSITAHSLTAGVNFHF; from the coding sequence ATGTGGACAAAGACCAAGATTGCATTCGCCAGCGTTCTGCTGTTGAGCGCCGCCGGCGCCGCCAACGCTGCTGACCTGATTGTTGATGAGCCGGCGGTAGCCGTGCCGGTAGCGACGGGCGACTGGACCGGCGCCTATGTCGGCGGTCATATCGGCTGGGTCAGCGGCGACGTTGACTGGGAGCTGGTGCCGCAGCCCGGCCCCACCGGGACCTACTCCATCGACGGCTGGCTGCTCGGCGCCCAGGCCGGTTACAACTGGCAGATGGATACCTTCGTGCTTGGTATCGAAGGTGACGTGTCGCTCGGCGATGTGACCAGCGACCTCGACGAGACCGGCTTCATCGAACGCCAGGTCAACTGGGAAGCTTCGTTGCGCGCCCGTGCCGGCGTGACCTTCGACGCGATCCTGCTCTATGCGACGGCCGGTGTGGCGGCCCTCAACACTACCAGCGAACTGTTCGGCGTGCTCGATGACACGCAGACCCATGTCGGCTGGACGGTCGGCGCCGGCATCGAAGCAATGGTTGCGGACAATGTGTCCGCCAAGCTCGAATACCGCTACAGCGACTACGGCTCGCAGGAATATGATTTCATTCCTTCGCCGTTCGTTTCCGACTCGAGCATCACTGCCCACAGCCTCACCGCTGGCGTGAACTTCCACTTCTGA
- a CDS encoding 4-(cytidine 5'-diphospho)-2-C-methyl-D-erythritol kinase, protein MLQGALSEAAPAKVNLALHVTGRRADGYHELESLVVFVDVADEVTAHPAKGDRLRVTGPFAAAAGGGDSNLVMRAVKAFRARWPDRLPEGLDVALTKNLPVAAGIGGGSADAAAMLRLLAGMAGGDFSFTELSALALSLGADVPICLLSQPAEVRGVGEIIHPLRGFPATHLVLVNPLIPVVTADVFRRLEQRTNPPMPPLPSPLTRPAQLGLWLAETRNDLEPAAIALVPEIGELLRQMRVLDGCALARMSGSGGTVFGLFGSAAQAHQAAHDMRAKYPQFWVAAAPVVA, encoded by the coding sequence CGCCGCGCCGATGGCTACCATGAGCTCGAAAGCCTCGTGGTGTTCGTCGACGTCGCCGACGAGGTGACGGCGCATCCGGCCAAGGGCGATCGCCTGCGGGTCACCGGGCCGTTCGCCGCTGCGGCCGGAGGCGGCGATTCCAACCTGGTGATGCGGGCGGTGAAGGCGTTCCGCGCCCGCTGGCCGGATCGCCTGCCCGAGGGCCTGGATGTTGCGCTGACCAAGAACCTGCCGGTTGCGGCGGGCATCGGTGGCGGTTCCGCCGACGCGGCCGCCATGCTGCGGCTGCTGGCCGGGATGGCCGGCGGCGATTTCAGCTTCACCGAGCTCAGCGCATTGGCGCTGAGCCTGGGCGCCGACGTGCCCATATGCCTCTTGTCGCAGCCCGCCGAGGTGCGCGGCGTCGGCGAGATCATTCACCCGCTGCGCGGCTTTCCGGCGACCCATCTGGTGCTGGTGAACCCGTTGATCCCGGTGGTCACCGCCGACGTCTTCCGCCGCCTGGAGCAGCGCACCAACCCACCGATGCCGCCCTTGCCATCGCCATTGACGCGCCCGGCGCAGCTTGGGCTGTGGCTCGCCGAAACGCGCAACGACCTCGAGCCGGCGGCCATTGCGCTGGTGCCTGAGATCGGCGAGTTGCTGCGCCAGATGCGCGTGCTCGATGGCTGTGCGCTGGCGCGGATGTCAGGGTCGGGCGGCACGGTGTTCGGGCTGTTCGGCTCTGCGGCACAGGCGCACCAGGCGGCGCACGACATGCGGGCCAAATACCCGCAGTTCTGGGTCGCCGCAGCCCCGGTGGTCGCCTGA